A single Ziziphus jujuba cultivar Dongzao chromosome 11, ASM3175591v1 DNA region contains:
- the LOC107405046 gene encoding uncharacterized protein LOC107405046 translates to MSFSGKEILYSPLPPAECLPTLGAYACLPSFYEVLFIKQQTPNGQINNGGDFAALTSLRLFKLPKLAYLSNANKSNSNSSSHHVAEDHRPVVLFPNLKSLKVDECRRLKNLSSSAISFHNLTCLSICLCQGMSYLFTDSIAATGLSQVTTLWVQRCKRMTEIVSTTSSDRDGDEDPLTALAAATVEGSITIFSQLKDLSLIDLPCLSGFCSGNSMLNVELPSLET, encoded by the exons ATGTCGTTTAGCGGAAAGGAGATTTTATACAGTCCACTGCCTCCAGCAGAGTGTCTTCCCACACTAGGAG CGTATGCTTGTCTACCAAGCTTTTACGAAGTTTTATTCATCAAACAACAAACACCTAATGGGCAAATTAATAATGGAGGAGACTTCGCAGCTTTAACAAGCTTGAGGCTTTTTAAATTACCCAAGCTGGCGTATCTGTCAAACGCTAACAAGTCCAACTCCAACTCCAGCTCCCACCATGTAGCAGAAGATCATCGGCCAGTTGTACTTTTCCCAAACTTGAAATCTCTGAAAGTGGACGAATGTCGTAGATTGAAGAATCTATCATCATCAGCAATCTCATTCCACAATctaacatgtttgtctatatgTCTATGTCAAGGGATGAGCTATTTGTTTACtgattccattgctgccactgGTTTGAGCCAGGTCACAACTTTGTGGGTTCAAAGATGTAAAAGGATGACAGAAATAGTATCTACCACCAGCAGTGATCGAGATGGGGATGAAGACCCACTAACAGCATTAGCAGCAGCAACTGTGGAAGGAAGTATAACAATTTTCAGCCAGTTGAAAGATTTGTCACTGATAGATCTACCATGTCTTTCAGGGTTTTGCTCCGGAAATTCGATGCTTAATGTTGAACTTCCATCCTTGGAAACTTGA